Proteins encoded within one genomic window of Companilactobacillus sp.:
- the rplO gene encoding 50S ribosomal protein L15 has translation MELHELKPSEGSRHSRKRLGRGTSSGTGKTAGRGQKGQLARSGGKTRIGFEGGQMPLFRRMPKRGFKNINRKEYAVVNLKDLNKFSDGAEVNLQTLKEAGIVKKEYNGVKLLANGEVSAKLTVKVAKSSDAATKAIEAAGGSVEVI, from the coding sequence ATGGAACTACATGAACTTAAACCTAGTGAAGGTTCAAGACATTCTAGAAAACGTTTAGGTCGCGGTACTTCAAGTGGTACTGGTAAGACTGCTGGTCGTGGACAAAAAGGTCAATTAGCTCGATCAGGTGGTAAGACACGTATCGGTTTTGAAGGTGGACAAATGCCTTTATTCCGTCGTATGCCAAAACGTGGATTTAAGAATATCAACCGCAAAGAATATGCAGTTGTGAACCTTAAAGACTTAAACAAGTTCAGTGACGGCGCTGAAGTAAATCTTCAAACATTAAAAGAAGCTGGAATCGTTAAGAAAGAATATAACGGTGTTAAGCTACTTGCCAATGGTGAAGTATCAGCTAAGTTAACTGTTAAAGTTGCAAAAAGCTCTGACGCCGCTACCAAAGCTATTGAAGCTGCTGGTGGCTCAGTCGAGGTGATCTAA
- the rpmJ gene encoding 50S ribosomal protein L36: MKVRPSVKPMCEHCKVIKRRGRVMVICSADPKHKQRQG, encoded by the coding sequence ATGAAAGTAAGACCATCCGTTAAACCTATGTGTGAACACTGCAAGGTAATCAAGAGACGTGGACGCGTCATGGTTATTTGTTCTGCAGATCCAAAACACAAACAAAGACAAGGATAA
- the rpsK gene encoding 30S ribosomal protein S11, with amino-acid sequence MAQNKGRKRRTKKHIESGVAHIHSTFNNTLVMITDVNGNAVSWSSAGALGFKGSRKSTPFAAQMAGEAAAKESMEHGMKTVEVAVKGPGSGREAAIRSLQATGLEITAIRDVTPVPHNGSRPPKRRRV; translated from the coding sequence ATGGCTCAAAACAAAGGTCGCAAACGTCGTACAAAGAAACATATTGAATCTGGAGTAGCTCATATCCACTCAACTTTCAATAACACACTAGTTATGATCACTGATGTTAACGGTAATGCCGTTTCATGGTCATCTGCTGGTGCACTTGGATTCAAGGGAAGCCGTAAGTCAACACCATTTGCTGCACAAATGGCTGGAGAAGCAGCTGCTAAGGAATCAATGGAACATGGTATGAAAACAGTAGAAGTAGCTGTCAAAGGACCTGGTTCAGGTCGTGAAGCCGCAATTCGTTCATTACAAGCCACAGGTTTGGAAATTACTGCAATTCGCGACGTCACACCAGTTCCACATAATGGCTCACGTCCTCCAAAGCGTCGTCGTGTATAG
- the secY gene encoding preprotein translocase subunit SecY, with protein MFRTIRDALKVKEIRQKIFFTLMLLVIYRLGSQITVPGVNAAAMDKVSQSGLVPLLDTVTGGGLSNYSIFSMGVSPFITAQIVVQLLQMDIVPKFVEWSKQGEVGRRKLNQVTRYLTIVLGFVQSIGITAGFNTLSSLHLVKTPNAQAFITIGIILTGGTMLLTWIGEQITDKGLGNGVSVIIFAGIVARFPSGIQQIWRDYIQNANSADLAKNIGFIVGLVILILIVVQFVTYVQQASRRIPIQYTRRAAGSGSESFLPLKVNVAGVIPVIFASSFIVTPQTILMAFQANHSGDSWYQVLSEIFSMQTTTGSLLYTLLIVLFTFFYAFVQVNPEKLSENLQKQGAYIPGVWPGNETIKFMNGVLLRLSTVGSIFLGLVSLLPLLAANLFNLPQSIGLGGTSLLIIVGVTVEMDRQLRGLLMKREYVGFIR; from the coding sequence ATGTTTAGAACTATCAGAGATGCTCTAAAGGTTAAAGAAATTCGCCAAAAGATCTTCTTTACCCTTATGTTACTTGTGATTTATCGATTGGGTTCTCAGATAACTGTACCTGGCGTTAACGCTGCAGCAATGGACAAAGTTAGTCAATCTGGCTTGGTTCCATTGCTTGATACAGTTACTGGTGGTGGTTTATCAAACTATTCCATCTTCTCAATGGGTGTATCACCATTCATCACTGCACAGATTGTTGTTCAATTGTTACAAATGGACATCGTTCCTAAGTTTGTTGAATGGAGTAAACAAGGTGAAGTTGGACGTAGAAAACTTAACCAAGTAACAAGATATCTAACAATTGTGTTAGGATTCGTACAATCAATCGGTATTACTGCCGGTTTCAACACATTGAGTAGCTTGCATTTGGTTAAAACACCAAACGCTCAAGCATTCATTACAATCGGTATTATTCTTACCGGTGGTACAATGTTGCTAACTTGGATTGGTGAGCAAATCACTGATAAAGGTCTTGGTAATGGTGTTTCAGTAATTATCTTTGCTGGTATTGTTGCTAGATTCCCTTCTGGAATTCAACAAATCTGGCGTGATTACATTCAAAATGCCAATTCCGCAGACCTTGCTAAAAATATCGGATTCATCGTTGGACTAGTAATTCTTATCTTGATCGTTGTTCAGTTTGTTACATATGTACAACAAGCAAGTAGAAGAATTCCTATCCAATATACAAGACGTGCTGCAGGTAGCGGAAGTGAAAGTTTCTTGCCACTTAAAGTCAACGTCGCTGGTGTTATCCCAGTTATCTTCGCTAGTTCGTTTATCGTAACGCCTCAAACTATTTTGATGGCATTCCAAGCAAACCATAGTGGAGATTCATGGTACCAAGTACTATCAGAAATATTCAGTATGCAAACAACTACAGGATCATTACTTTATACGTTGTTGATTGTGTTATTTACTTTCTTCTATGCATTCGTTCAAGTAAATCCTGAAAAATTATCAGAAAACTTGCAAAAACAAGGTGCATATATTCCAGGTGTTTGGCCTGGAAATGAAACAATTAAATTTATGAATGGTGTCCTACTTAGACTTTCTACAGTAGGTTCAATCTTCTTAGGTTTAGTTTCATTGCTACCTTTACTTGCAGCTAACTTGTTTAACCTACCTCAATCAATTGGATTAGGTGGTACAAGTTTACTTATCATCGTTGGTGTTACAGTTGAGATGGATCGTCAACTTAGAGGTCTATTGATGAAACGTGAATACGTTGGGTTTATCAGATAA
- the rpmD gene encoding 50S ribosomal protein L30 → MAKLKITLIRSAAHRLPAQRKTVKELGLARVNSSVVKPDDPAIRGAVLKIAHLVSVEEVKD, encoded by the coding sequence ATGGCTAAACTTAAAATTACTCTTATTAGAAGTGCAGCTCACCGCCTTCCTGCTCAACGTAAAACTGTTAAAGAACTAGGACTTGCAAGAGTTAATAGTTCTGTTGTTAAGCCGGATGATCCTGCTATTCGCGGTGCTGTTTTAAAAATTGCTCATTTAGTTAGTGTTGAAGAAGTTAAAGATTAA
- the rplM gene encoding 50S ribosomal protein L13, protein MRTTPLAKANEVDRKWYVVDATDVVLGRLSSVVAAILRGKNKPTYTPNVDTGDNVIIINAEKTRLTGKKAKTKIYYHHTNHPGGIKSISAGQKREETPERFVEDSIRGMLPHNTLGRQQLKKLHVYAGPEHDNQAQNPELLDINKLI, encoded by the coding sequence ATGCGTACAACACCATTAGCAAAAGCAAATGAAGTTGATCGTAAGTGGTATGTAGTTGATGCAACTGACGTCGTATTAGGTAGATTGTCATCAGTTGTTGCTGCTATTCTTAGAGGTAAGAACAAGCCAACATACACACCTAACGTTGATACAGGTGATAACGTTATTATCATCAATGCAGAAAAGACAAGATTAACAGGTAAGAAAGCTAAGACAAAGATCTATTACCACCATACAAATCACCCAGGTGGTATTAAGAGTATTAGTGCCGGACAAAAACGTGAAGAAACACCAGAACGTTTTGTTGAAGATTCAATTCGCGGCATGTTGCCTCATAACACACTTGGACGTCAACAACTCAAGAAGTTGCATGTATATGCAGGTCCTGAACATGACAACCAAGCACAAAATCCAGAATTGTTGGATATCAACAAACTAATTTAA
- the rplR gene encoding 50S ribosomal protein L18, giving the protein MKIVITKPDKNKARQKRQKRVRAKISGTAECPRLNVFRSNKNIYAQLIDDVKGVTLASASTLDKEIKDGSKVEQASAVGALLATRAKAAKISDAVFDRAGYLYHGRVQSLAEAARENGLKF; this is encoded by the coding sequence GTGAAAATTGTGATTACAAAACCAGATAAAAACAAAGCACGTCAAAAGCGTCAAAAACGCGTTCGTGCCAAAATCTCTGGTACTGCTGAGTGCCCACGCTTAAATGTGTTCCGTTCGAACAAAAACATTTACGCTCAATTAATTGATGACGTAAAGGGTGTAACGCTAGCAAGTGCCTCAACTCTTGATAAAGAAATCAAAGACGGTTCAAAAGTTGAACAAGCTTCTGCTGTTGGTGCATTACTTGCAACAAGAGCTAAAGCTGCTAAAATCAGCGACGCTGTATTTGATCGTGCAGGTTACCTATACCACGGTCGTGTACAAAGTCTTGCTGAAGCTGCTCGTGAAAATGGGCTAAAATTCTAG
- the truA gene encoding tRNA pseudouridine(38-40) synthase TruA, which yields MTNYKLTIAYDGANFHGFQSQPKLRTVQGVLEKALTKMSKGQSIDVIGSGRTDAGVHALGQVVSFEFPNQLPADSMLKAVNSLMPLDVIVKKSEIVDADFHARFGVKKKTYQYRVDCGHYTDPFKRFYTGHYPYPFDVDKIKTALKDLEGEHDFTSFAASGGVIENKVRTIYRATVDYFPAENELVFEFTGNGFLYNMVRILVATLLEIGNGRRAEHDFLRLFEIKDRQEARGTAPASGLYLKEVFYD from the coding sequence ATGACAAATTATAAATTAACCATTGCCTACGACGGTGCAAACTTCCATGGCTTTCAAAGTCAGCCGAAGTTGCGTACCGTGCAAGGAGTTTTAGAAAAAGCTTTGACCAAAATGTCAAAGGGACAGTCCATCGATGTGATCGGATCCGGTCGGACCGATGCTGGCGTTCACGCCTTAGGTCAGGTAGTATCGTTCGAATTTCCCAATCAATTACCGGCTGATAGCATGTTAAAAGCAGTCAACTCGTTGATGCCGTTAGATGTAATCGTTAAAAAATCAGAAATCGTTGATGCTGATTTTCACGCACGTTTTGGTGTTAAAAAGAAGACGTATCAATATCGAGTAGATTGTGGACATTATACTGATCCTTTCAAGCGTTTTTACACAGGACATTATCCCTATCCATTTGATGTGGATAAAATAAAAACTGCATTGAAGGACCTAGAAGGTGAACATGACTTCACTAGCTTTGCAGCTTCAGGTGGCGTGATCGAAAATAAAGTTCGTACTATTTATCGAGCAACCGTTGATTACTTTCCAGCGGAAAACGAATTAGTCTTTGAATTCACTGGGAACGGATTTTTATATAATATGGTCCGCATATTGGTTGCGACTTTGTTGGAGATCGGTAACGGCAGAAGAGCAGAACATGACTTTTTACGATTATTTGAAATCAAGGATCGTCAAGAAGCACGAGGGACAGCTCCAGCAAGTGGGCTATATTTAAAAGAAGTTTTTTATGATTAA
- a CDS encoding energy-coupling factor transporter ATPase — translation MQIEFKHVTHSYESNNPMSGLGLADVSATIKSGGFTAIVGKTGSGKSTMVKHINALLKPTSGEIVAGTHVITPETNNKNLKPLRKQVGMVFQFPESQLFEDTVEKDIMFGPQNFGYSEQEAKDSASKMIDVVGLGQDYLQKSPFDLSGGQMRRVAIAGVLASDPETIILDEPTAGLDPVGRKEIMDLFKQQQAKGKTIILITHNMDDVANYADSMMVMHDSRLVATGTPQEIFNNSDLLNKGYISLPQSAIFAQKLADKGFDFKQLPITISELTAEIKEQIHGD, via the coding sequence ATGCAAATTGAATTCAAACACGTAACACATTCATATGAATCTAATAATCCTATGTCTGGTCTCGGTCTAGCAGATGTCTCGGCTACCATCAAAAGTGGTGGATTTACCGCCATTGTCGGAAAAACCGGTAGTGGCAAATCAACCATGGTCAAACATATCAATGCTTTGTTGAAGCCTACAAGTGGCGAGATAGTTGCGGGTACTCATGTGATAACGCCTGAGACCAACAATAAAAATCTTAAGCCGCTTCGTAAACAAGTCGGCATGGTCTTCCAGTTTCCTGAAAGTCAATTATTTGAAGATACTGTGGAAAAAGATATTATGTTTGGACCACAGAATTTTGGTTACTCCGAACAAGAAGCGAAGGATTCAGCCAGCAAAATGATCGATGTGGTCGGCTTAGGTCAAGATTACCTTCAAAAGTCGCCATTTGATTTATCTGGTGGACAAATGCGCCGTGTTGCAATTGCTGGAGTTCTAGCTAGTGATCCTGAAACAATTATTCTTGATGAACCGACCGCGGGACTAGATCCAGTTGGTCGAAAAGAGATTATGGACTTGTTTAAGCAACAGCAAGCAAAAGGTAAGACAATTATCCTGATAACTCATAATATGGATGACGTGGCAAATTATGCTGATTCAATGATGGTCATGCATGACAGTCGGTTAGTTGCCACCGGAACTCCACAAGAAATTTTTAACAACAGTGATTTATTAAATAAGGGATACATTAGCCTGCCACAAAGTGCCATTTTTGCACAAAAATTAGCTGACAAGGGCTTTGATTTTAAACAACTACCAATTACTATCAGTGAGTTGACCGCTGAAATAAAAGAACAAATTCACGGTGATTAG
- the rplQ gene encoding 50S ribosomal protein L17, whose protein sequence is MGYRKLGRTSSQRKAMLRDLTTDLIINERIVTTQTRAKELSRTTEKMITLGKRGDLHARRQAAAFVRDEVANITEDDDAVVVQSALQKLFSDIAPRYKERNGGYTRILKTAPRRGDAAPMVIIELV, encoded by the coding sequence ATGGGCTACCGTAAATTAGGACGTACAAGTTCTCAAAGAAAAGCAATGTTACGCGATTTAACTACTGATTTAATCATTAATGAACGTATTGTTACAACACAAACACGTGCTAAAGAACTCAGTCGTACAACTGAAAAGATGATTACTTTAGGTAAACGTGGCGATTTACACGCTCGTCGTCAAGCTGCTGCTTTTGTTAGAGACGAAGTTGCTAACATCACAGAAGATGATGATGCAGTTGTAGTACAATCAGCTCTTCAAAAGTTATTTAGTGATATCGCTCCTCGTTACAAAGAACGTAACGGTGGATATACACGTATCTTGAAGACTGCACCACGTCGTGGTGATGCTGCACCTATGGTTATTATTGAATTAGTTTAA
- the rpsE gene encoding 30S ribosomal protein S5, with amino-acid sequence MTYIDPSQLELEDRVVSINRVTKVVKGGRRLRFAAIVIVGDKNGHVGFGTGKAQEVPEAIRKAVEDAKKNLITVPMVGSTIPHEVIGRFGAGKIMLKPAVEGSGIAAGGSVRAVMELAGVGDITSKSLGRNTPINVIRATIEGLKQIKTAETVSDMRGISAQNLLN; translated from the coding sequence ATGACATATATCGATCCATCTCAATTAGAGTTAGAAGATCGCGTTGTTTCAATCAACCGTGTTACTAAAGTTGTTAAAGGTGGACGCCGTCTACGTTTTGCAGCCATCGTAATCGTTGGAGATAAGAATGGCCACGTTGGTTTCGGAACTGGTAAAGCACAAGAAGTTCCTGAAGCTATCCGTAAAGCTGTTGAAGATGCTAAGAAGAACTTGATTACCGTACCTATGGTCGGATCAACAATTCCTCACGAAGTAATTGGTAGATTCGGTGCTGGTAAGATCATGCTAAAACCTGCTGTTGAAGGTTCTGGTATCGCTGCTGGTGGTTCCGTTCGTGCCGTTATGGAATTAGCCGGTGTTGGTGATATTACAAGTAAATCACTTGGAAGAAACACACCAATCAACGTTATCCGTGCAACAATCGAAGGACTAAAACAAATCAAGACTGCTGAAACAGTTTCAGACATGCGTGGAATTTCAGCTCAAAACTTGCTTAACTAG
- a CDS encoding energy-coupling factor transporter transmembrane component T family protein: MDKLIIGRYLPGDSLIYRLDPRLKFLITFYFIGIVFLANNVASYAFLLVFVLFAVYVSKVNLLFFIKGLRPMFWLILFTVALQAFFTPSAHPYWHWAFLSLSKEGFTIAAYIFMRFVLIIFISTLLTLTTTPIEISDSIESILKPLKVVKFPVTQVALMLSIALRFVPLLIDETTKIMDAQRARGVDFGEGGLIKRIKAFVPILIPLFVSSFSIAYDLAIAMESRGYKDGEGRSKYRVLNWSKRDNWTIVFMVLITIILLLLRSYK; encoded by the coding sequence ATGGATAAATTAATAATAGGACGATATTTACCCGGGGATTCACTGATCTATCGTTTAGATCCTCGGTTAAAATTTTTAATTACATTTTATTTTATTGGCATAGTCTTTTTAGCAAATAATGTGGCTTCATATGCCTTTTTACTAGTCTTTGTATTGTTTGCTGTTTATGTTTCCAAGGTCAATCTGCTGTTCTTTATTAAGGGATTGCGGCCGATGTTTTGGCTGATACTCTTCACCGTGGCCTTACAGGCGTTCTTTACGCCAAGTGCTCATCCATACTGGCATTGGGCATTCCTGTCGCTTTCTAAAGAAGGATTTACCATTGCAGCCTATATTTTCATGCGTTTTGTACTGATCATTTTCATTTCAACTTTGTTGACCTTAACAACTACACCTATCGAGATTTCAGATTCAATCGAGAGCATTTTAAAACCGCTCAAAGTCGTAAAATTTCCTGTTACGCAGGTTGCTTTAATGTTGTCGATTGCATTAAGATTCGTGCCACTGTTGATCGATGAAACGACTAAGATAATGGATGCTCAAAGAGCCCGTGGGGTCGACTTTGGTGAAGGTGGACTAATCAAACGGATCAAGGCGTTTGTTCCGATCCTGATTCCATTATTTGTTAGTAGCTTTTCAATTGCTTATGATCTTGCCATAGCGATGGAATCACGAGGTTATAAGGACGGCGAGGGAAGAAGTAAGTATCGAGTTTTAAACTGGTCAAAACGCGATAATTGGACGATTGTGTTCATGGTATTAATAACAATTATTTTATTGTTGCTGCGGAGTTATAAATGA
- the infA gene encoding translation initiation factor IF-1 produces the protein MAKDDVIEVEGTISETLPNAMFKVKLENGATVLAHVSGKIRMHYIRILPGDKVTVELSPYDLTKGRITYRYR, from the coding sequence TTGGCAAAAGATGATGTCATTGAAGTAGAAGGAACAATTTCAGAAACATTGCCTAATGCAATGTTTAAGGTGAAACTTGAAAATGGAGCTACTGTTCTAGCCCATGTGTCAGGTAAAATCCGTATGCACTATATTAGAATTTTGCCCGGCGATAAGGTCACTGTTGAATTGTCACCTTATGATTTAACCAAGGGAAGAATTACATATAGATATAGATAA
- a CDS encoding adenylate kinase: MNIILMGLPGAGKGTQAEKIVEDFDIVHISTGDMFRQAMADKTKVGLDAKSYIDKGELVPDEVTESIVEERLGKDDVQKSGYMLDGFPRTIDQANALQTIAKNVNKPIDGVIYIDVKPEVLVERLSGRYICKNCGATYHKIYNPTKVEGTCDVCGGHEFYQREDDKPETVKNRLKVNIEMNTPLIDFYDKLNLLHKINGEQEIDDVYKEVKKVLQSL, translated from the coding sequence ATGAACATTATATTGATGGGATTGCCTGGTGCTGGTAAGGGTACACAAGCAGAAAAGATTGTTGAAGATTTTGATATTGTCCATATTTCGACTGGCGATATGTTCAGACAAGCTATGGCCGACAAGACTAAAGTTGGTTTGGATGCCAAGTCTTATATTGACAAGGGAGAACTTGTTCCTGATGAAGTAACAGAATCTATTGTCGAAGAACGTTTAGGCAAAGATGATGTTCAAAAGAGCGGATATATGTTAGATGGTTTTCCAAGAACTATCGATCAAGCTAACGCTTTACAGACAATTGCAAAAAATGTAAACAAGCCGATCGATGGTGTAATATATATTGATGTTAAACCAGAGGTTCTTGTTGAACGCCTATCTGGTAGATATATTTGCAAAAATTGTGGAGCAACATATCACAAAATCTACAATCCAACAAAGGTAGAAGGTACTTGTGATGTTTGCGGTGGTCATGAATTTTACCAACGTGAAGATGACAAACCTGAAACTGTTAAGAACAGATTAAAAGTAAACATCGAAATGAATACTCCACTTATTGATTTTTACGACAAGTTAAACTTGTTGCACAAGATCAATGGTGAACAAGAAATTGATGATGTATATAAAGAAGTTAAAAAGGTTTTACAAAGTCTGTAA
- the rplF gene encoding 50S ribosomal protein L6: MSRIGYKVIEIPEGVTITQNDENITVKGPKGEITRHFNPAIKLTVEGNEAKFTRESDNDKALHGTMRSNLNNMVLGVTEGFEKKLELRGVGYRAQVKGTKLTLSVGYSHPVDMDAPEGIKIESPSNTEINISGISKQKVGQFAAEIRDVRPPEPYKGKGIRYVDEYVRRKEGKTGK; encoded by the coding sequence TTGAGTCGTATCGGTTATAAAGTAATTGAAATTCCAGAAGGCGTTACAATTACACAAAATGATGAAAACATCACTGTTAAAGGTCCAAAGGGTGAAATTACAAGACATTTCAACCCTGCAATCAAGCTAACTGTTGAAGGTAACGAAGCTAAGTTCACACGTGAAAGCGACAATGACAAAGCTCTTCACGGAACAATGCGTTCAAACCTAAACAACATGGTTCTTGGTGTTACTGAAGGATTTGAAAAGAAACTTGAACTTAGAGGTGTTGGTTACCGTGCCCAAGTTAAAGGCACAAAGCTAACTCTTTCAGTTGGTTACTCACATCCTGTAGACATGGATGCACCAGAAGGCATTAAGATCGAATCTCCTTCAAATACTGAGATCAACATCTCAGGTATTAGTAAGCAAAAAGTTGGACAATTTGCTGCTGAGATTCGCGACGTACGTCCCCCAGAACCATATAAGGGTAAAGGTATTCGTTATGTTGATGAATATGTACGTCGTAAAGAAGGTAAAACTGGTAAATAG
- a CDS encoding energy-coupling factor transporter ATPase yields MANIISIKNVFYKYPGSESYAVNGISLDIKENEWISIVGKNGSGKTTLTRLIDGLEECESGTIEVDGVITNEETIWDARKKIGIVFQNPDHQFVGATVEDDVAFGLENQGMPREQMVQAVDEALTMVDMQDYKKRDPQSLSGGQKQRVAIAGVLAIKPEIIIMDESTSMLDPQGRKTVIDLIKHLRAEQNLTVISITHDIEETQLSDRIIVLNSGKIVEDTDPAELYKLGPKLIDFGLEEPFTNLVAAGLTDLIDYDGYITEKGLIDQLCKLNSNT; encoded by the coding sequence ATGGCCAATATAATCTCAATTAAAAATGTTTTTTATAAATATCCAGGTTCCGAATCATACGCTGTTAATGGCATTAGTTTAGATATTAAAGAAAACGAATGGATCTCAATTGTTGGTAAAAACGGTAGTGGCAAGACTACTCTGACTCGTTTGATCGACGGTCTTGAAGAATGTGAATCCGGTACGATTGAAGTGGATGGCGTCATTACCAATGAGGAAACTATCTGGGATGCCAGAAAGAAAATTGGAATCGTTTTTCAAAATCCTGATCATCAATTCGTTGGCGCAACAGTGGAAGATGACGTTGCTTTTGGTTTGGAAAATCAAGGTATGCCACGTGAACAAATGGTTCAAGCTGTGGACGAAGCCTTAACGATGGTCGATATGCAGGATTATAAGAAACGTGATCCTCAATCATTGTCAGGTGGTCAGAAGCAACGTGTGGCCATTGCTGGCGTGCTGGCTATTAAACCTGAGATAATTATCATGGATGAGTCGACTAGTATGTTGGACCCCCAAGGTAGAAAAACTGTCATTGATTTGATTAAGCATTTGCGTGCTGAACAAAACCTGACGGTAATTTCTATTACCCATGATATTGAAGAGACGCAACTTTCTGATAGAATTATAGTATTGAACTCTGGGAAAATCGTCGAAGACACTGACCCGGCTGAGTTATATAAATTAGGTCCTAAATTGATCGATTTTGGATTGGAAGAACCTTTTACTAATTTAGTGGCAGCTGGTCTGACTGATTTGATCGATTACGATGGCTATATCACTGAGAAGGGGTTAATAGATCAATTATGCAAATTGAATTCAAACACGTAA
- the rpsM gene encoding 30S ribosomal protein S13 produces MARIAGVDLPRDKRIVIALTYIFGIGNTTAQKVLKNADVSEDVRTRDLTPDQEDKIRAEIDKIPVEGDLRRETSMNIKRLQEIGSYRGMRHRRGLPVRGQNTKNNARTRKGKKVSIAGKKK; encoded by the coding sequence ATGGCTCGTATAGCAGGTGTAGATTTACCTCGTGATAAGAGAATTGTTATTGCCTTAACTTACATTTTTGGTATCGGCAATACTACTGCACAAAAAGTACTTAAAAACGCTGATGTTTCAGAAGACGTTCGTACACGTGACTTGACTCCTGATCAAGAAGACAAGATTCGTGCTGAAATCGACAAGATCCCTGTTGAAGGTGACTTACGTCGTGAAACAAGTATGAACATCAAGAGACTTCAAGAAATTGGTTCATACCGTGGTATGAGACATCGTCGTGGTTTGCCCGTTCGTGGACAAAACACAAAGAACAATGCTAGAACTCGTAAAGGCAAGAAAGTTTCTATTGCCGGTAAGAAAAAGTAG
- a CDS encoding DNA-directed RNA polymerase subunit alpha — MIEFEKPTITPVEESNDHGKYIIEPLERGYGTTLGNSLRRVLLASLPGTAVSDIQIDGVLHEFSAVDGIIEDVTQIVLNVKSLSLKSYAEEGSLKAEIDVTGPATVTAKDIKADDDLEILDPEQYICTVAEGGHFHMQLTIKNGRGYTPAEQNKSDETPIGVLPVDSIFTPVEKVNYQVENTRVGKRNDFDKLTIDIWTNGSIGPREAISLSAKILTEHLTSFVNLTEEAKSADMMIEKEETQKEKKLEMTIEELDLSVRSYNCLKRAGINTVQELTEKTEADMMRVRNLGRKSLVEVKEKLSDLGLSLKQED; from the coding sequence ATGATCGAATTTGAAAAGCCAACCATTACACCTGTTGAAGAAAGTAATGATCATGGTAAATATATTATTGAACCGCTCGAAAGAGGATACGGTACTACATTAGGTAATTCATTACGTCGTGTTTTACTTGCATCACTACCTGGTACAGCGGTTTCTGATATTCAAATAGATGGTGTCTTGCATGAATTTTCTGCAGTTGATGGAATTATCGAAGACGTTACACAAATCGTGCTTAACGTTAAGAGTCTATCATTGAAGTCTTATGCTGAAGAAGGCAGCCTAAAGGCAGAGATCGACGTTACTGGTCCTGCTACTGTTACAGCAAAAGACATCAAAGCAGATGACGACTTGGAAATTTTAGACCCTGAACAATACATCTGTACTGTTGCAGAAGGTGGACATTTCCACATGCAATTGACAATTAAAAATGGTCGTGGATATACTCCTGCAGAACAAAACAAATCAGACGAAACACCTATCGGTGTTTTACCAGTTGACTCAATTTTCACACCAGTTGAAAAAGTTAACTACCAAGTTGAAAATACTCGTGTGGGTAAAAGAAACGACTTCGATAAATTGACAATCGATATCTGGACTAATGGTTCTATTGGTCCTAGAGAAGCTATTAGTTTGTCTGCTAAGATCCTTACAGAACATTTAACAAGTTTTGTAAATCTTACCGAAGAAGCTAAAAGTGCCGACATGATGATTGAAAAAGAAGAAACACAAAAAGAGAAGAAGCTTGAAATGACTATTGAAGAACTAGATCTTTCTGTTCGTTCATATAATTGTTTGAAGCGTGCCGGTATCAATACTGTGCAAGAGCTTACTGAAAAGACTGAAGCAGATATGATGCGTGTTCGTAACTTAGGACGCAAGTCACTTGTCGAAGTTAAAGAAAAGCTTTCTGATCTTGGATTATCATTAAAGCAAGAAGATTAA